TTGTTAGATCGCGAGAGCTAGCAACGGTCATAGACTTTTCAGTGGATAAACCGGCCATACTTTTAGGTGTGCCAATTCAAGCAACAGGCCTTCAAAACGCACTTCCCTTCATCTACTTTATAGAAGAAATTTTTGATATTAAGACAGATTTGGTTGAGATAACGTATAGCTTTGACGAAAAAGGAATTCAGCTGACAGAGGGTGAATTGACACAAGCTACGATCATAAACAACTATAAACATGGTATCGGGTATTTGGAAATTTATAAATTGTTTGATGGGTTCTCGACAGACTGGGGTGTAGATGATGATACCGTATTTTACGTACGTATTTGGGATGTGGATTACGGAAATTACCTCCTATTCAAGGAAAGCCCTGAGCCGGATGGAACATACTGGTGTGTGGGCAACCATATTTTCGGGCTAACAGAAGACTATCAGGGTACGCCGATGCTGGAAATCCCAATTAGCGCCAACAGTCCGGTTAAGCTATCTAACTTATGGACGTGGGGACGGTATGAGGTGCGTGAAGTTCGAATGGCAAATGACCAACCAATTGGGGCCGAATGGGGTGCATTTTGGAATGACATCAAACTTGACCGAGATCCAACTTTCAAAAATCGGGATGATGGCGTTTGGGCAGATGGCATTTGGATGGACGAGACTTGGCTGGATAACTGGGAATATGTAAAAATTATAACCGACGAGGGTGCCTGGAATGAGGACAACAATTGGACACACGGCGTTATGTATTCTGACAATAACGGCGTTCAGGAGTTGGAATTTAACGAAACGATCGTTGTCACTGCGACCAATCGCTATAAACACAGCTCTGGTAATATGACTATTATCAAAGATTTGGCTGGTCATCTGGATTGTTGGGGCATAACTAAAGATACAGTGTTCCATGCAACGGTATCAGCCGTTGGCGGCGCAGACAATCCGGGCAGTCGAAATACTTTGATATTTGAGGCAGTGCGTAGGGCATACGGTGATTATACGTATCGCAACATCGGATATATAGACGCGGCCGGAAATACTGTATTTTATATGCCTGACGATAGAGGAATCGATTTTCTGCAAGTTGTGCCGTTTGCCGCGAACGCGCCGGCGTTGGTAACCGATTTGCCTGTGGACGAAGATACGCATTATATCGTCGAAGAGTACTTTACGCCTGGAGCAATCATCGACCATATTACCACAAGCTATACTTTTAACAACGGCGCAATCGTCTCGCCCGGCGGCATTAAAATATCTGCTGATGAGGCGAGCAGCCTTGTTGTGCGTGTTATCAATGAATACGCGCATGGCGAGGGCAATCTAATTGTTGTAAAAGAGTTGGACGGCTTCCCCGAAGACTGGGGTGTGGATGAATTTACCGAGTTTTATGCCGGCGTTCGAATAGAGGGTACGCAGGAATATATGCACTTCTCGTTAGAAGCCGATGATCGCTATCAATATAGACCGGCAGATGAAGCATATAATGGTAACTTGTTTCAGTTTATTCCGTTCAGCGCGGCAAGGTCAACGGTTATAACCGGCCTCAACTCTCATTTTAACTATGTCGTGGATGAATTTTGCGCCAATGGCCGTGATATAGGTGATATTTTCTCTGTTGGGTTTGAAGTATCAATCAGCTATTTTACAGAGAACTTTGTCAATGGCGGCAACATAGTTGCGACCGTAACAAATCGTTTTGAGCATGGTGTGGGCACCCTCCGCGTAGAGAAACGTTTGGTCAATCAGCCAGATAGCGTAGACGAAGACACTATGTTCTACGCAATTGTCAGGGATGCGACCGATGTGAACGACCTAATTTGGATTTTGCTTGACGAGGAAGAAAATATTTGGCACTGCGTAGGAAATGACATTGATTGGATTAGTGAAAATGTAACGGCACCAATTTATGACAGGATTGGCTTTAGTGTGAGTAAGCCTGCTACCTTGACAAATCTATGGTCAGGTCGTGTGTATGTGGTTTCAGAGTTGGATGATGATATCACCTTTGTAGCCTCATATCAGCAACCTGGAGTCATGTGGAATGGCGATGAGTTAACAGCTGTCGTGACGAACGAGTGGGCTAAGTTCCATCAAAACCCTGATATGTTTAAGGTGTTTTATGATGGCAACGGACATACAGATGGCATTGAGCCCGAAGACCCTTGGGAATATCCTGAAGAATACGCTTGGGTTATGATACTTGAAGAGGGAGATTTGGCAAAAGACGAGCATATTTTCATCGGTTGGAACACACAAATCGATGGCAGGGGCGATATGTATCAATCGGACGACTTG
The window above is part of the Oscillospiraceae bacterium genome. Proteins encoded here:
- a CDS encoding InlB B-repeat-containing protein, whose protein sequence is MKKLKRMLAFCMSIILLSGQLSMVAYSSIDGYTIIDGSPVQSMPPESLAQGEIWTGKSVAYNGDGTATVTLSAWGRTWDDPDDPGTPKLPLDSTRPYVTITDHLGEFKLVTTSMTSGVTIGEGNTVIWNAHQYNIIGTAPVQVSYVVYLDEVEWRTGYWYSSGIADVSFYPVKGNPFYWTKVETTYNAFNTSVNWNNGNGMNSGTITDNMLGITIVLGSNTSPANQKAADALTQHWANNARIGDMVYQWHLEWLRGGGPKTHVITIRDLEASGIDIIYEVIFPNPGGNAAIPGGRTLVSTEDFHRGFKEGNPEYLFTWDGDAIVCHLDAVVQIQLALEAAPTGTLQLNKMLEGWFEIDWDVGDQTPFHAIMTNQDGYYLTFRAEENIHEYAYTGLVRSRELATVIDFSVDKPAILLGVPIQATGLQNALPFIYFIEEIFDIKTDLVEITYSFDEKGIQLTEGELTQATIINNYKHGIGYLEIYKLFDGFSTDWGVDDDTVFYVRIWDVDYGNYLLFKESPEPDGTYWCVGNHIFGLTEDYQGTPMLEIPISANSPVKLSNLWTWGRYEVREVRMANDQPIGAEWGAFWNDIKLDRDPTFKNRDDGVWADGIWMDETWLDNWEYVKIITDEGAWNEDNNWTHGVMYSDNNGVQELEFNETIVVTATNRYKHSSGNMTIIKDLAGHLDCWGITKDTVFHATVSAVGGADNPGSRNTLIFEAVRRAYGDYTYRNIGYIDAAGNTVFYMPDDRGIDFLQVVPFAANAPALVTDLPVDEDTHYIVEEYFTPGAIIDHITTSYTFNNGAIVSPGGIKISADEASSLVVRVINEYAHGEGNLIVVKELDGFPEDWGVDEFTEFYAGVRIEGTQEYMHFSLEADDRYQYRPADEAYNGNLFQFIPFSAARSTVITGLNSHFNYVVDEFCANGRDIGDIFSVGFEVSISYFTENFVNGGNIVATVTNRFEHGVGTLRVEKRLVNQPDSVDEDTMFYAIVRDATDVNDLIWILLDEEENIWHCVGNDIDWISENVTAPIYDRIGFSVSKPATLTNLWSGRVYVVSELDDDITFVASYQQPGVMWNGDELTAVVTNEWAKFHQNPDMFKVFYDGNGHTDGIEPEDPWEYPEEYAWVMILEEGDLAKDEHIFIGWNTQIDGRGDMYQSDDLFTMPAHDVTFYAQWEPITVPLPTYRVFYDGNGNTDGIAPTDDTDYLENQTTIIMGKSTLVKDEHNFIGWTTDDNGEGTLYQAGDEYIMPAMDVTFYAQWRKPNILPPPSEPPPSEPPPSEPPPSEPPPSE